In Marivivens aquimaris, one genomic interval encodes:
- a CDS encoding DUF3572 domain-containing protein, translating into MKREQGETIALQALAWLASNEELMPIFMGSTGVSVDDVKNQAGQPEFLLSVLEFITMDDKWIVECCDALNVPYTTLMEARAALPGGQHMHWT; encoded by the coding sequence ATGAAACGTGAACAGGGCGAAACGATTGCCTTGCAGGCGCTAGCTTGGCTGGCGAGCAACGAAGAGCTGATGCCGATATTTATGGGATCGACCGGCGTATCGGTCGATGATGTTAAAAATCAGGCGGGTCAGCCCGAATTTCTACTTTCGGTGCTGGAGTTTATCACGATGGACGACAAGTGGATCGTGGAGTGTTGCGACGCGCTGAACGTGCCCTACACGACTTTAATGGAAGCCCGCGCCGCACTGCCCGGCGGCCAACACATGCACTGGACCTGA
- a CDS encoding HAD family hydrolase, translating to MPIQGIIFDKDGTLYDFNATWGAWTKSLLEQEAEDAAHRAALADVLGFDLESERFRKDSIVIASTSDEVSQVLLPLIPEEKRDNFMDRLNALAAVAPQVESVPLSDFLSELKGMGLKVGVATNDGESSALAHLGRSGVAGDFDFIAGYDSGFGGKPEAGQLLAFCDQVGVAPQHCVMVGDSTHDLEAGRKAGMKVVAVLTGIAEEPELAPHADAVLPSIGELAEWVRAQA from the coding sequence ATGCCGATCCAGGGAATCATCTTCGACAAAGACGGAACGCTCTACGATTTCAACGCGACGTGGGGCGCGTGGACGAAGAGCCTGCTGGAGCAGGAAGCCGAGGATGCGGCGCACCGCGCGGCGCTTGCTGATGTGCTTGGTTTCGATCTGGAGAGCGAGCGGTTCCGCAAGGACAGCATCGTGATCGCGTCGACGTCGGACGAGGTATCTCAGGTCCTGTTGCCGCTCATTCCAGAAGAAAAGCGCGACAACTTTATGGATCGCCTGAATGCGCTGGCTGCGGTCGCGCCGCAGGTGGAGTCTGTGCCTTTGTCAGACTTCTTGAGTGAACTCAAAGGCATGGGGCTGAAGGTCGGCGTCGCCACGAACGACGGCGAGAGTTCTGCGCTCGCGCATTTGGGTCGGTCGGGAGTTGCGGGCGATTTCGACTTCATTGCCGGATACGACAGCGGTTTCGGCGGCAAGCCGGAGGCCGGTCAGTTGCTCGCGTTCTGCGATCAGGTCGGCGTCGCGCCGCAGCATTGCGTGATGGTCGGCGACAGCACGCATGACCTCGAAGCAGGGCGCAAGGCTGGGATGAAGGTCGTTGCGGTGCTGACGGGTATCGCAGAGGAGCCTGAACTGGCGCCACATGCGGACGCTGTCCTGCCGTCAATTGGTGAACTGGCGGAGTGGGTGCGCGCTCAGGCCTGA
- a CDS encoding TetR/AcrR family transcriptional regulator → MHQEKQAERRIQIETAAYGLLALKGYKATSMLEVAKRAKASNETLYKWYGNKQGLFLSMVERNAETSLEQLQSALTEDASLRDILLAFGPELLNTLTGQRAVVLNRAAAGDVHDTGMLGRTLADAGRASIIPLLTKIFGRFIEDGAPEEAAEIYYDLLIGDLQIRRVIGSVPLLKDEEIDSRSRRATDLTLRLIGQA, encoded by the coding sequence ATGCACCAAGAAAAACAGGCCGAACGACGTATCCAGATCGAGACGGCAGCTTACGGGTTGCTGGCGCTCAAGGGGTACAAGGCGACTTCGATGCTCGAGGTGGCGAAACGGGCCAAGGCGTCGAACGAAACGCTCTATAAATGGTACGGGAACAAGCAGGGCCTGTTCCTGTCGATGGTCGAGCGAAACGCCGAAACATCGCTCGAACAGTTGCAATCGGCGCTGACCGAGGATGCCTCGCTACGGGACATCCTGCTGGCTTTCGGACCTGAGCTTTTGAACACCCTCACCGGCCAACGCGCCGTGGTTCTGAACCGCGCTGCGGCCGGTGACGTGCATGATACGGGGATGCTGGGGCGCACGTTGGCAGACGCGGGCCGCGCGTCGATCATCCCCCTCCTCACCAAGATTTTCGGACGTTTTATCGAAGACGGCGCGCCCGAAGAAGCGGCCGAGATCTACTACGATCTTCTGATTGGCGACCTGCAAATCCGCCGCGTTATTGGCTCGGTTCCGTTGCTTAAGGACGAGGAAATCGACAGCCGTTCCCGCCGTGCTACCGATCTCACTCTGCGCCTGATCGGTCAGGCCTGA
- a CDS encoding zinc ABC transporter substrate-binding protein, producing MIRMSAVFALLATTASADPLTIVTDIAPVRSLVEAVAGDNADVGVLLPPGASPHDYAMRPSEARMLTNADIVFWIGEGLTPFLEAPIESLAANATSVEFLHADGWEPLPMREFHDEEEDEHHDHGSLDPHAWLSPSALIAWAGIVAETLSATDPENAESYRKNADAFVAEVDAINIEAIAFLTDVQDGKYVVSHDGFQYFETAFDMPSTDMIALSDASNPGAAHLAALRDRVAEEGVTCILTDTQTNLGWAELVAEGQDVRFAVVDPLGAALPADEHQATAIILDTAKALSACLKG from the coding sequence ATGATTCGTATGTCCGCCGTTTTCGCCCTGCTCGCCACCACTGCCAGCGCCGATCCGCTGACAATCGTGACCGATATCGCGCCCGTGCGTTCGCTGGTCGAAGCCGTTGCGGGCGACAATGCGGATGTCGGCGTTCTCCTCCCGCCCGGTGCTAGCCCGCACGACTATGCGATGCGCCCGTCCGAGGCGCGGATGCTGACCAATGCGGACATCGTGTTCTGGATCGGCGAAGGACTGACGCCGTTCCTCGAAGCGCCCATCGAGTCGCTGGCTGCCAACGCGACGAGTGTTGAATTCCTACACGCCGACGGTTGGGAACCGCTTCCAATGCGCGAATTCCATGATGAGGAAGAAGACGAACATCACGACCACGGCAGTCTCGATCCGCATGCATGGCTGTCGCCGAGCGCGCTAATTGCTTGGGCAGGCATTGTCGCCGAAACCCTGTCGGCGACCGACCCCGAAAACGCCGAGAGCTATCGCAAAAACGCTGACGCTTTCGTGGCCGAGGTCGATGCCATAAACATCGAAGCCATCGCCTTCCTCACGGACGTGCAGGATGGAAAATACGTCGTGTCCCACGATGGCTTCCAGTATTTCGAAACCGCTTTCGACATGCCATCGACCGACATGATCGCTCTCTCCGATGCGTCGAACCCTGGCGCGGCGCACCTTGCCGCCCTTCGGGACCGCGTTGCAGAGGAAGGCGTGACCTGCATTCTGACCGACACCCAGACGAACCTTGGATGGGCCGAACTCGTAGCCGAAGGTCAGGATGTGCGCTTTGCCGTGGTCGATCCCCTCGGTGCGGCGCTACCCGCTGACGAACATCAGGCAACTGCCATTATTCTGGACACGGCGAAGGCACTTTCGGCCTGTCTGAAAGGCTAG
- a CDS encoding Fur family transcriptional regulator, translating into MTEQISGFVPHDHHHCITSALDTAADQCRERGVQFTPVRKRVLEILLEAHTAMGAYDVLARLDSEGLGSKPPVAYRALSFLVEQGFAHRIEKLNAFVACSHPAATHSPAFMICRSCNTVAEADMPETFGAPAQQTGFTIEKTVIEAEGICQNCKDSE; encoded by the coding sequence ATGACAGAACAGATCAGCGGCTTCGTTCCGCACGACCATCACCATTGCATCACCTCGGCGCTGGACACAGCCGCCGATCAATGCCGTGAGCGCGGCGTGCAATTCACCCCCGTTCGCAAGCGTGTGCTGGAGATTTTGCTCGAAGCGCACACGGCGATGGGGGCTTACGATGTGCTCGCGCGTTTGGACTCCGAAGGGTTGGGCTCCAAACCGCCTGTGGCCTATCGCGCGCTGTCTTTTCTGGTGGAGCAGGGCTTTGCGCACCGGATCGAAAAGCTGAACGCCTTTGTTGCCTGTTCGCATCCCGCCGCCACGCACAGCCCCGCGTTCATGATCTGCCGCTCGTGCAACACGGTGGCCGAGGCCGACATGCCCGAGACGTTCGGCGCGCCTGCGCAGCAGACGGGCTTCACTATCGAAAAGACCGTGATCGAGGCCGAGGGCATCTGCCAGAACTGCAAGGACTCCGAATGA
- a CDS encoding metal ABC transporter ATP-binding protein, translated as MSLISARGLTVRHGAQTVLQNVDFDIDSGEIVTIVGPNGSGKSTLLRALINAVKPATGSVKHKHGLRIGYVPQKLHVDATLPMTVRRFLDLPRRVSDVEAEAALDRTGVPELIKRQLDGLSGGQLQRVLLARALLGAPDILLLDEATQGLDQPGEAAFYRLIEDVRNQMGCAILMVSHELHVVMSASDRVICLNGHVCCEGTPEVVSAAPAYRQLFGTGTGGALALYRHDHDHSHDCAHDHDHHEGHHH; from the coding sequence ATGAGCCTGATTTCCGCTCGCGGTCTGACGGTGCGCCACGGTGCGCAAACCGTCCTGCAAAACGTAGATTTCGATATCGACAGCGGCGAAATCGTCACCATCGTCGGCCCCAACGGGTCCGGCAAATCGACGTTGCTCAGGGCGCTGATCAACGCGGTGAAACCAGCGACGGGTTCGGTCAAACACAAGCACGGGCTGCGGATCGGCTATGTGCCGCAAAAGCTTCATGTCGATGCGACACTGCCGATGACCGTGCGCCGTTTCCTCGACCTGCCGCGCCGTGTGAGCGATGTGGAGGCCGAGGCCGCATTGGACCGCACTGGCGTGCCCGAGCTTATCAAGCGCCAGCTTGATGGCCTTTCGGGCGGTCAGTTGCAGCGTGTTCTTCTGGCGCGCGCTCTGCTGGGTGCGCCCGATATCCTGCTGCTGGACGAGGCAACACAGGGCCTCGACCAACCAGGCGAGGCCGCGTTCTACCGGCTGATTGAAGATGTCCGGAACCAGATGGGCTGCGCTATTTTGATGGTCAGCCACGAACTGCACGTCGTCATGAGCGCCTCCGACCGGGTCATTTGTCTGAACGGTCACGTCTGCTGCGAAGGCACGCCCGAGGTCGTTTCTGCCGCGCCCGCATATCGCCAGTTGTTCGGCACGGGGACGGGCGGCGCGCTGGCGCTTTACCGTCACGACCACGACCATTCGCACGACTGCGCGCATGATCACGACCATCACGAAGGGCACCATCACTGA
- a CDS encoding metal ABC transporter permease: MLDDFLIRAILAGVGASVAASLLGCFVVWRRMAYFGDATAHAAILGVALSLAFGFSTLIGVSAVALLMALSIFALTNRQIAVDTILGVLAHGALATGLVAISLVPSARINLESYLFGDVLIVGKTDLAVIWIGAALVALVIWRQWSRMLTATLSPELAYAAGIDPKRQQIILTLLLAAVVAVAIKVIGALLITALLIVPAATARNLSRTPEAMAFASIGFGAASAVGGIGLSFQADTPAGPSIVVVSVVFFAAALFVRRLRGL, from the coding sequence ATGTTGGACGATTTCCTCATCCGCGCCATTCTGGCGGGCGTCGGTGCCTCGGTCGCGGCCAGCCTTCTGGGCTGTTTCGTCGTCTGGCGCCGCATGGCGTATTTCGGGGATGCAACCGCCCACGCGGCGATCCTTGGCGTAGCGCTGTCGCTGGCGTTCGGATTCTCGACCCTGATCGGCGTGAGCGCAGTGGCGCTGCTGATGGCTTTGTCGATCTTTGCGCTGACCAACCGCCAGATCGCTGTCGACACAATCCTCGGCGTTCTGGCGCACGGCGCTTTGGCGACCGGCCTTGTGGCGATTTCGCTGGTGCCGAGCGCGCGCATCAACCTTGAAAGCTACCTTTTCGGGGACGTGCTGATCGTCGGCAAAACCGACCTTGCGGTGATCTGGATCGGCGCTGCACTGGTCGCGCTGGTCATCTGGCGGCAGTGGTCGCGGATGCTGACCGCAACGCTTTCGCCCGAGCTGGCCTATGCTGCGGGCATCGACCCGAAACGCCAGCAGATCATCCTGACGCTGCTTCTTGCCGCTGTTGTCGCGGTGGCGATCAAGGTGATCGGAGCGCTGCTCATCACTGCGCTTTTGATCGTTCCCGCAGCGACCGCCCGCAACCTGTCCCGCACGCCCGAAGCGATGGCGTTCGCCTCCATCGGGTTCGGAGCGGCCAGCGCGGTTGGCGGGATCGGCTTGTCGTTCCAAGCCGACACGCCCGCCGGTCCGTCTATCGTCGTGGTCTCAGTCGTGTTCTTTGCGGCGGCGCTATTCGTGCGCCGCCTGCGGGGGCTTTAA
- a CDS encoding aspartate-semialdehyde dehydrogenase encodes MNVQQSIPPLPVIAVVGATGAVGIEIINCLENRDVPVGELRLLASARSAGQRLPFRGSEVLVQELTERSFDACNIVFFSAGATVSRKYAPLAVAAGAVVVDNSSAFRMDPNVPLIVPEANGGTIAPHAGIIANPNCVAAIATTALAPLLRCWAITRLNMVTYQSASGAGAAAMDELRQATAAAVNDEPFEQQIMPHPMAFNLFSHNADIDPETGYNGEETKVIAETRRILDLPRLPVGITCVRVPVLRAHSIALSVRFDGFVSPESVRDKLSSAPGVRVVDDIENNHFPMPCEASGIEDVLVGRIRTDLIDPTGQTIAMFISGDQLLKGAALNAVQIAENLLAQHVTSQAA; translated from the coding sequence ATGAACGTACAGCAATCCATTCCGCCCTTGCCAGTGATCGCCGTTGTCGGCGCGACCGGCGCTGTGGGTATCGAAATTATCAACTGCCTCGAAAACCGCGACGTGCCAGTCGGTGAGCTGCGCCTGCTGGCTTCGGCCCGCTCTGCAGGTCAGCGCCTGCCCTTCCGTGGCAGCGAGGTTCTGGTTCAGGAATTGACCGAGCGTAGCTTTGACGCCTGCAACATCGTGTTCTTCTCCGCCGGTGCCACGGTATCGCGCAAGTACGCCCCGCTCGCCGTCGCGGCTGGCGCTGTCGTGGTCGACAATTCCTCCGCTTTTCGCATGGACCCGAACGTTCCGCTGATCGTGCCCGAAGCCAACGGCGGCACCATCGCACCTCATGCAGGCATCATCGCCAACCCCAACTGCGTTGCTGCGATCGCCACGACCGCTCTCGCACCGCTGCTGCGATGCTGGGCCATCACGCGTTTGAACATGGTCACCTACCAGAGCGCATCTGGTGCAGGTGCCGCTGCGATGGACGAACTGCGTCAGGCCACTGCCGCCGCTGTCAACGACGAGCCGTTCGAGCAGCAGATCATGCCGCACCCGATGGCCTTCAACCTCTTTAGCCATAACGCCGATATCGACCCCGAAACGGGCTATAATGGCGAGGAAACCAAGGTGATCGCCGAAACGCGCCGCATCCTCGACCTGCCCCGTCTGCCCGTCGGCATCACCTGCGTTCGCGTGCCTGTGCTCCGCGCTCACTCCATCGCGCTGTCGGTGCGTTTCGACGGTTTCGTGTCGCCGGAGTCCGTGCGTGACAAGCTGTCGAGCGCGCCGGGCGTGCGGGTTGTCGATGACATTGAAAACAACCACTTCCCGATGCCTTGTGAGGCAAGCGGTATCGAAGACGTCCTAGTGGGCCGCATCCGCACCGACCTGATCGACCCGACGGGCCAGACCATCGCGATGTTCATTTCGGGCGACCAACTGCTGAAGGGCGCGGCCCTTAACGCGGTCCAGATCGCTGAGAACCTGCTGGCCCAGCACGTCACTTCGCAGGCCGCTTAA
- the dtd gene encoding D-aminoacyl-tRNA deacylase, with amino-acid sequence MRALVQRVSEASVKIDGEVVGEIGHGMLVLVCAMEGDTDELPAKLAAKLSKMRIFQDDAGKMNKSLVDVGGSALIVSQFTLSADTSRGNRPGFSAAARPAEGERLYEMFKDEVAKLDIPTACGRFGADMKVSLINDGPVTIWTEV; translated from the coding sequence GTGAGAGCACTCGTCCAGCGCGTCTCCGAAGCATCCGTAAAGATCGACGGCGAAGTGGTCGGCGAGATCGGCCACGGCATGCTCGTTCTGGTCTGCGCCATGGAGGGCGACACGGATGAGCTGCCCGCCAAACTGGCTGCTAAGCTCTCGAAAATGCGGATTTTTCAGGATGACGCCGGCAAGATGAATAAGTCGCTCGTCGACGTGGGCGGCAGCGCCCTCATCGTCAGCCAGTTCACCCTGTCCGCAGATACCTCGCGCGGCAACCGCCCCGGATTTTCCGCCGCCGCCCGCCCCGCTGAGGGCGAGCGCCTCTACGAGATGTTCAAGGACGAGGTTGCCAAGCTCGACATCCCGACCGCTTGCGGTCGCTTCGGTGCCGACATGAAGGTGTCCCTGATCAACGATGGCCCCGTCACCATCTGGACCGAGGTCTGA